In Halictus rubicundus isolate RS-2024b chromosome 5, iyHalRubi1_principal, whole genome shotgun sequence, one genomic interval encodes:
- the LOC143354028 gene encoding uncharacterized protein LOC143354028 isoform X2, with translation MTLPVSNYQELLIQVRELTHETIRLQRQLSSDLFDNVDPPDVNHNFCLGQKNYEKGKHLTDTVTRQHDKTKNNEPAQNPLAEYNNYRFQPRFCQNLDTSEGICAGELTSRLLTWRNRSHRPVVLQEDPEPYHKRAERLLSEECCRVPHGPVGVGVEGVGSWRGQRRPHGVEIPTPLVGVAAHELESSLDGAAFNPVVVASAATSARCSASKNALRTATSSSPASSSTVNAVNSRPRFYLGTAIAETSKEDAMEPEVKEEDERRSSTPSPEIYTRRSKHYNEGGSSEEDSKPDTSLQGHRVPSSYRGTWPIRRDLWASQQMGFSTQQNASTTVHNDVASVMSFSSNSGGTLGCSSEVQGDRRLGAKVDVVYNLLGMLGSTEGGEDMSTTLLSMSNSTDNCLIMRQSGCLPLLVQLIHAPRQDLETRGRASRALHNIVHAKSDERAGRREARVLRFLEQLRDYCQALRSSLETGQVPDDLERHPGPTIAALMKLSFDEAHRHAMCQLGGLHAVAELIEMDHMAHGSECDDQNCITLRRYAGMALTNLTFGDGNNKALLCSFREFMKALVSQLRSPSDDLRQVTASVLRNLSWRADTSSKQTLREVGAVTGLMKAAMEGRKESTLKSILSALWNLSAHCSTNKIDICAVYGALAFLVDMLSYKAPSKTLAIVENAGGILRNVSSHIAVREDYRAIVRERGCLQVLLQQLRSPSLTVVSNACGALWNLSARCPQDQRLLWDLGAVPMLRSLIHSKHKMISMGSSAALKNLLSARPGCNNLVHLDSTARGLGLPTLPTLVARRQRALEQEIDQNLAETCDNIEPSTSPTNKDDKYLFKMDHSFLGINARALRNYHLHNQPGTSSGKCNGVARSESRDSMRSITSTHSDTMFERVNRHVLNGLSPTDIQIKQQSSSLHSAVGFDTGITSDNHVKTSSEKKYTLRYKNAIPDRLKSSDGYNDLGDLRCTNSTISWSSAPDQESACSQNLLHSSVEDNLPQSVSSKAGSQSSVSEDTELIVCQKTEYISKPAIDTPATLSFNSNNSPGKDNIGNMYDKTVLHQHNPLNTIQKAISPTVSHCTEGNLFSDYAETDLDQPTDYSLRYAERSLDEDKQHSHYFASSEQELIHDDTLKTYCTEGTPHGSSLNSSRAASASDLQEDNRLRCTMKKIQEQRKLLDKQEFNLQANAKNGAEEGRSSVKVPSRLRAPHTETSPDNLHSDESNNMASSSGNVKSDVEKKYETENEMFGKNGKSFPTNGVNSYGASALKASNDSGCKEFELKGDTRNMPCTLNINTSSECLDQVSDGDEDDEDLLTACINIGMQNNRHRHSFIGNNFEKLPRSESNLARYQTSVALDQVECNVLTDSAMNSLDTNRIECEESNDTINLPSMNIICNYSENTANLARKTVEIVSNSNILQNQLEYITENVEQHITGVGEDTLCKFSLPSNLRNSPILHDTVVFNSEPNQQQYLSSIDIESNEDMSSLVHNDILEDERLAEDNENDKTVETSKEKIAESSMQQSYTKVTDSESSESIDSVEQSEHALLELCIQPGLTKLIDKTNKAALKSKVMDRFEEKEVDYSSGNSRMDDTCEVDGVQKDDASEKHKLSQRSNDTPKHGKKEDIYRRQRDPDAMIASLDRLTATLVQQTEAIRERDSGTMKQSILSDTWNEDSPNEVSFPSISISAPIIASFKSDAAEDPGTITSEYATASSESGHMTNSKIIQREAIKLAEAVDAEMNKQNDMDTTSMTSMDLEAIKPPSLMGSMLSLIASYAGSGDCSEALVNRDRCNSTSLPPIQVRNASLTDSRCCRKKSLPLGVVAKRALNQNQTYTSSLENLLNECSGSHLESVKPPSMMDELPDVGDMENSMLSVASITSEVADPKEQDPQSLTSSDAVFDLLKPVANVLSMTCMRYAENMQSSANNSLSEYLENINPPSLFNEVCEMDESTVEHVTETVCSDTLCIDAELRTEEAPHPMVVEKIDEVGNDTDEAVTPISSEYCVSSSAESTPKKRLHRNLTPKQKRNLAKERYKTYTIAAEMSKKEAEADKKDNENRENKIPRGKCSPFSKLTPKQRRQEDRARFRTQVLENPFPEVNQEQQETDNSCETESPVSSEPMSPVKSAIPKPAKLSACKTLIKKRMEQKKNRERYRTRTLNDSECIFKDAEGNAVGNGTEENSSAVTHTIQSDEIQSMLEQNATIVLNTLNESNKVNQNVEEPLLDCETISLVSNESESERNLRMRFVNGVSKKLIGACSQQMEEANEVEENKDNAEIECRSQEDVRYDTVESDSENESNNTEEQPRETKRPRIIKPGMVRDPSNDSNTTDKSEPESPKAIRGRRKALYSNPITRKPTPQSSPLKQVNPVSGIPIGRSNTSPIVRATRATTLRQNNNSSNNLTKESPKATFQKTPPLTDAEKRAKNVSSAAKRASVPQKGSSLTFTKSVKRHSTPPTCSTNFQQDGKTEVAVKPLERQGTFTKDEPEVENAPLVVSSSSSPIKTKIAKPIKGATSKVHPTIMVKPKIAPKTLQAHQTKAAKVNVSEKIQSPPKALPLLVAPKRLPTGKVTSAPKAPTGVQSNNAQAENGKVFRKVGPLGQRSNSNSSIVSNSSTGMQTRKLAKEATSKIASLWKKVEESKNKQRLEKPDTRQWLQPGSCANVVDAPSPVGNNPPAFRLFRSSTFEGVPQDNDNPESALYKKSKRPLVVGVQPGKVKYRNSCDLSGMNANDAPCKIPVKAGDTSTYRKDGVQVAEGSVILRKPQNNESSPMEVDPTKRISRLGSFIRVDSATADGSAQTYVNGNGVRTPASAIVPPFNYNPKQDIPSQTTKVTPNDSESKFGATDCHSDIVTASTRVTTV, from the exons GAGGACCCGGAGCCCTATCACAAGAGAGCAGAAAGATTGCTCTCGGAAGAGTGTTGTCGCGTTCCCCACGGGCCGGTAGGCGTCGGCGTGGAAGGTGTCGGCTCCTGGAGGGGCCAACGGCGCCCCCACGGCGTCGAGATACCTACGCCCCTGGTCGGCGTCGCGGCGCACGAGCTGGAGTCGTCGTTGGACGGCGCAGCGTTCAACCCCGTCGTCGTCGCATCGGCGGCGACATCCGCGAGATGCTCTGCGTCGAAGAACGCTCTGCGTACGGCAACATCGTCCTCCCCCGCGTCGTCATCCACCGTCAATGCCGTCAACTCCAGGCCAAGGTTCTACCTAGGCACTGCGATCGCTGAGACGAGCAAGGAGGATGCCATGGAGCCGGAAGTCAAGGAAGAGGACGAGCGAAGGTCGTCCACGCCGAGCCCCGAG ATTTACACGAGGAGGAGTAAACACTACAATGAGGGCGGTAGCAGTGAAGAAGACAGCAAGCCCGACACGTCCCTGCAAGGTCACAGGGTGCCGTCTTCTTATAGAGGAACTTGGCCAATCAGAAGAGACTTGTGGGCCAGTCAGCAGATGGGCTTCTCCACTCAGCAGAACGCGTCGACCACTGTACATAAC GATGTAGCCAGCGTGATGAGCTTCTCATCGAATTCCGGCGGTACCCTGGGTTGTTCCTCGGAGGTCCAGGGCGATCGAAGGCTGGGGGCAAAGGTGGACGTGGTGTACAACCTGCTGGGGATGCTTGGCAGCACGGAGGGTGGCGAGGACATGAGCACCACTCTGCTCTCGATGAGCAACTCGACGGACAACTGTCTGATCATGAGGCAGTCGGGGTGTCTTCCGCTGCTGGTGCAGCTGATACACGCCCCGAGACAGGACCTGGAGACCAGGGGGAGAGCCTCGAGGGCTCTGCACAACATAGTTCACGCGAAGAGCGACGAGAGGGCTGGTCGTCGCGAGGCCAGGGTGCTCCGCTTCCTGGAGCAGCTGCGAGACTATTGCCAGGCTCTGCGATCATCTTTGGAGACGGGGCAGGTTCCCGACGACCTGGAGAGACACCCAGGACCGACCATAGCGGCGCTGATGAAGCTGTCCTTCGACGAGGCTCATCGCCACGCTATGTGCCAGCTGGGAGGACTTCACGCGGTAGCTGAGCTGATCGAGATGGATCACATGGCTCACGGCAGCGAGTGCGACGACCAGAACTGCATCACCCTGCGCAGGTACGCCGGCATGGCGTTGACGAACCTGACGTTCGGCGATGGGAACAACAAGGCGTTGCTCTGCTCCTTCCGCGAGTTCATGAAGGCGTTGGTCTCGCAGCTGCGGAGTCCCAGCGACGACCTGAGACAGGTGACCGCCAGCGTCTTAAGGAACCTATCGTGGCGAGCGGACACCAGTAGCAAACAGACCTTGAGGGAAGTGGGAGCGGTGACTGGCCTGATGAAGGCCGCGATGGAGGGCAGGAAGGAGTCGACGCTGAAGTCGATACTCTCCGCGCTGTGGAACCTCTCCGCGCACTGTAGTACAAATAAAATCGACATCTGCGCCGTGTATGGCGCCCTAGCCTTCCTGGTAGACATGCTGAGTTACAAGGCGCCGTCGAAGACCCTGGCGATAGTGGAGAACGCGGGTGGTATACTGAGGAACGTCTCCAGCCACATCGCTGTCAGGGAGGACTACCGAGCCATCGTCAGGGAAAGAGGATGTCTGCAGGTCCTGCTGCAGCAGCTACGATCACCCAGTCTGACCGTAGTCAGCAACGCCTGTGGAGCACTTTGGAACCTCTCGGCTAGGTGTCCGCAAGATCAGAGGCTGCTGTGGGACCTGGGCGCTGTGCCCATGCTCCGCAGTCTCATCCATTCCAAGCACAAAATGATCTCGATGGGTTCCAGCGCGGCATTGAAGAACTTACTGAGCGCCCGACCAGGCTGCAACAATCTTGTTCACCTGGACTCGACTGCTCGTGGCCTGGGCCTTCCAACGTTGCCCACGCTGGTCGCTAGAAGACAGAGAGCTCTGGAGCAGGAGATAGACCAGAACCTGGCCGAGACCTGCGACAACATCGAGCCGAGCACGTCTCCCACGAACAAGGACGACAAGTACCTCTTCAAGATGGACCACAGCTTCTTAGGGATCAACGCACGAGCGTTGCGCAACTATCATCTGCACAATCAACCGGGCACGTCCAGCGGGAAGTGCAACGGGGTCGCCAGGAGCGAAAGCAGGGACTCCATGCGCTCCATAACCAGCACCCACTCGGACACCATGTTCGAGCGGGTGAACCGCCATGTGCTGAACGGACTGTCCCCCACGGACATTCAAATTAAACAACAGTCATCTTCGCTTCATTCAGCGGTCGGCTTCGACACCGGCATAACCAGCGACAACCACGTGAAGACCTCATCCGAGAAGAAGTACACTTTGAGATACAAGAACGCGATCCCCGATCGATTGAAGTCCTCGGATGGCTATAATGATCTAGGCGACCTCAGGTGCACCAACTCCACCATCTCCTGGTCCTCCGCGCCTGATCAGGAGTCCGCCTGTTCGCAGAACTTGCTGCACTCCTCGGTCGAAGACAACCTGCCTCAGAGCGTGTCCTCGAAAGCTGGCAGTCAATCGAGCGTCTCCGAGGACACCGAGCTGATCGTCTGCCAGAAAACCGAGTACATCAGCAAGCCTGCGATCGACACGCCAGCCACCTTGTCGTTCAACAGCAACAACTCGCCCGGCAAAGACAATATCGGCAATATGTACGATAAAACGGTACTGCACCAGCATAATCCTCTGAACACCATACAGAAAGCCATCTCGCCGACTGTCAGCCATTGTACGGAGGGAAACTTGTTCAGCGACTACGCCGAGACCGATCTGGATCAACCAACAGACTATAGCTTGCGGTACGCCGAGCGTAGTCTGGACGAGGATAAACAGCATTCGCATTATTTCGCGAGCAGCGAACAAGAACTCATTCACGACGACACCTTGAAGACTTACTGCACCGAGGGAACGCCGCATGGCTCGTCGCTGAACTCTTCTAGAGCTGCTTCCGCGTCCGATCTGCAGGAGGATAATAGACTGAGGTGCACCATGAAGAAGATACAGGAGCAAAGGAAGCTGCTCGACAAACAGGAATTTAACTTGCAAGCGAACGCTAAGAACGGTGCTGAAGAGGGACGTTCTTCCGTCAAGGTCCCATCAAG GTTAAGAGCACCGCACACGGAAACGTCGCCAGACAACTTGCATTCCGACGAAAGTAATAACATGGCGTCCAGTTCGGGAAACGTGAAATCAG ACGTGGAAAAAAAGTACGAAACAGAGAACGAAATGTTCGGAAAaaacggtaaaagtttccccaCGAACGGAGTTAATTCATATGGGGCCAGTGCATTGAAAGCGTCTAACGATTCAGGATGTAAGGAATTTGAACTAAAAGGCGATACGCGTAACATGCCTTGTACATTAAATATAAACACCTCTTCCGAATGTTTAGATCAAGTCAGTGATGGGGATGAGGATGATGAAGATCTGCTTACAGCTTGCATTAATATTGGAATGCAAAATAATAG GCACAGACACTCCTTCATaggaaacaattttgaaaagcTTCCTCGGAGTGAAAGTAATCTAGCAAGGTATCAGACAAGCGTGGCGTTAGACCAAGTAGAATGCAACGTATTGACTGATTCCGCCATGAATAGTCTAGACACGAATCGAATAGAGTGCGAAGAGAGCAATGATACGATTAATCTGCCAAGCATGAATATTATCTGCAATTATAGCGAGAATACAGCAAACTTAGCTCGGAAG ACGGTAGAAATTGtttcaaattcaaatattttacaaaatcagCTCGAATACATAACTGAGAACGTCGAGCAGCACATTACTGGTGTGGGTGAAGATACTCTCTGCAAGTTCTCGCTGCCTTCAAACTTGAGGAACAGTCCTATTTTGCACGATACGGTAGTCTTCAATTCAGAGCCGAATCAGCAGCAGTATCTGTCTAGCATCGACATCGAGTCGAACGAGGACATGTCGTCCTTGGTTCACAATGATATTCTCGAAGACGAGAGGCTGGCGGAGGACAATGAGAACGACAAAACAGTGGAGACCTCGAAGGAGAAGATCGCGGAGAGCTCGATGCAGCAGTCGTACACGAAGGTAACAGACTCGGAGAGCAGCGAGTCCATTGATTCCGTCGAGCAGTCTGAACACGCCCTTCTGGAATTATGTATTCAGCCTGGGCTGACGAAACTTATCGACAAGACAAACAAAGCTGCGCTGAAATCGAAGGTCATGGATCGATTCGAAGAGAAAGAGGTTGACTATTCGAGCGGAAACAGTCGCATGGACGACACATGCGAGGTGGACGGTGTTCAGAAGGACGACGCTAGTGAGAAGCATAAACTGTCGCAGAGAAGCAACGACACGCCGAAACACGGGAAGAAGGAAGACATATACCGGCGGCAGAGAGACCCTGATGCCATGATCGCCTCGCTAGACCGGCTAACAGCCACGTTGGTGCAGCAGACAGAAGCGATTCGAGAACGCGACTCCGGTACCATGAAGCAGAGCATACTGAGCGACACTTGGAACGAGGATTCGCCCAACGAGGTTTCGTTCCCCAGCATCAGCATCAGCGCGCCGATTATCGCTTCGTTTAAAAGCGACGCCGCGGAAGACCCAGGCACCATCACCTCCGAGTACGCTACAGCCAGCAGCGAAAGCGGGCACATGACGAACTCGAAGATCATTCAAAGAGAAGCGATCAAACTGGCCGAGGCTGTGGACGCGGAGATGAACAAGCAGAACGATATGGACACGACAAGCATGACGTCCATGGACCTGGAGGCAATCAAGCCTCCGTCCTTGATGGGGAGCATGTTGTCTTTGATAGCGAGCTACGCTGGCTCGGGCGACTGCAGCGAGGCGTTGGTCAACAGAGACAGATGCAACTCCACTTCGCTTCCACCGATTCAGGTGAGGAACGCGTCCTTGACGGACTCGAGATGCTGCCGCAAGAAGTCCCTGCCACTCGGTGTGGTGGCTAAAAGAGCGTTAAATCAGAATCAAACGTACACCAGCAGCTTGGAGAACTTGTTGAACGAGTGCAGCGGCTCGCACTTGGAGAGCGTGAAGCCGCCGTCGATGATGGACGAACTGCCTGACGTAGGCGACATGGAGAACAGTATGCTCAGCGTGGCGAGCATCACGTCGGAGGTGGCGGACCCCAAGGAACAAGACCCGCAGAGTTTAACCAGCAGCGACGCTGTCTTCGACTTACTGAAGCCCGTGGCTAATGTCCTCTCGATGACGTGCATGCGATACGCGGAGAACATGCAGAGCAGCGCGAACAACAGCTTGAGCGAGTACCTGGAGAACATCAATCCACCGTCGTTGTTCAACGAGGTCTGCGAGATGGACGAGTCGACGGTGGAGCATGTCACCGAGACTGTCTGCAGCGACACGCTGTGCATCGACGCGGAATTACGCACGGAGGAAGCCCCGCATCCTATGGTTGTCGAGAAGATCGACGAGGTTGGCAACGATACCGACGAGGCGGTTACCCCGATCTCATCGGAGTACTGTGTCTCCAGCTCGGCCGAGTCGACGCCGAAGAAACGGCTGCACCGGAACCTCACGCCGAAGCAGAAGCGAAATTTGGCTAAGGAGAGGTACAAGACGTACACCATAGCCGCGGAGATGAGCAAGAAGGAGGCTGAAGCGGACAAGAAGGATAACGAGAACCGGGAGAACAAGATCCCGCGTGGCAAGTGCTCGCCGTTTTCCAAGCTAACGCCCAAGCAACGCAGGCAGGAGGACAGAGCCAGGTTTCGAACGCAGGTATTGGAGAATCCTTTCCCCGAGGTGAACCAGGAGCAACAAGAAACTGACAACAGCTGCGAGACGGAGAGCCCCGTGTCGTCGGAGCCGATGTCCCCTGTGAAATCTGCTATCCCCAAACCGGCGAAGTTGTCGGCTTGCAAGACGCTGATCAAGAAACGCATGGAGCAGAAGAAGAACAGAGAGAGGTACCGCACGAGAACGTTGAACGACTCGGAATGCATATTCAAGGATGCCGAAGGGAACGCCGTTGGAAACGGGACAGAGGAGAACTCGTCAGCCGTAACGCACACTATCCAGTCTGACGAGATTCAGAGTATGCTGGAGCAGAACGCCACCATCGTGTTGAACACGTTGAACGAGTCGAACAAGGTGAACCAGAACGTGGAGGAGCCGTTGCTGGACTGCGAGACCATCAGCTTGGTGTCGAACGAGTCGGAGTCTGAACGAAACTTGCGCATGCGATTTGTCAATGGCGTTTCCAAGAAACTGATAGGCGCTTGCAGCCAACAAATGGAGGAAGCGAACGAGGTCGAGGAGAACAAAGACAACGCCGAGATCGAGTGTAGGTCGCAGGAGGACGTCAGGTACGACACCGTGGAGAGTGACAGCGAGAATGAGTCGAACAATACCGAGGAGCAACCTCGAGAGACGAAAAGACCGCGGATAATCAAACCAGGCATGGTGAGAGATCCCAGCAATGATTCGAACACGACAGACAAGTCGGAGCCAGAGAGTCCAAAGGCCATCCGTGGCAGGAGGAAGGCTCTCTACTCGAATCCCATAACGAGGAAACCAACCCCTCAATCGTCTCCGTTGAAGCAAGTGAATCCTGTCAGCGGTATACCCATAGGCCGCAGCAACACGTCGCCTATCGTCAGAGCAACCAGAGCTACCACCCTTCGGCAGAACAACAACAGTTCGAACAATTTAACGAAAGAATCTCCAAAAGCTACCTTTCAGAAGACACCTCCATTAACGGACGCGGAGAAACGAGCAAAGAATGTCTCGTCAGCCGCGAAGAGGGCCTCGGTTCCTCAGAAGGGATCGTCACTGACCTTCACCAAGTCCGTGAAAAGACACAGCACGCCTCCAACGTGCTCCACGAATTTCCAGCAAGATGGTAAGACAGAGGTGGCTGTGAAACCCCTGGAGCGGCAGGGTACGTTTACCAAAGACGAGCCGGAAGTGGAGAACGCGCCTCTGGTGGTCTCTTCGTCCTCCTCCCCTATTAAAACAAAAATCGCGAAACCGATCAAGGGCGCCACCTCGAAGGTGCACCCGACGATAATGGTGAAGCCGAAAATCGCACCAAAGACCCTCCAAGCCCACCAAACGAAAGCCGCCAAGGTAAACGTCTCGGAGAAGATACAGTCGCCCCCTAAAGCGTTGCCGCTGTTAGTCGCACCGAAACGTTTGCCCACGGGAAAAGTAACGTCGGCCCCGAAAGCCCCGACCGGTGTACAGAGCAACAACGCGCAGGCGGAAAACGGTAAGGTTTTTCGCAAAGTAGGTCCCCTCGGTCAAAGATCCAATAGTAATTCCAGTATCGTGTCGAACTCGTCAACAGGGATGCAGACTAGAAAGCTAGCGAAGGAGGCGACTAGCAAGATCGCTAGTCTATGGAAAAAGGTCGAGGAGAGCAAGAACAAGCAACGGCTAGAGAAACCCGACACCAGACAATGGCTACAGCCGGGCAGTTGTGCCAATGTTGTGGACGCGCCCTCGCCCGTGGGTAACAATCCGCCGGCTTTTAGGCTATTCCGTAGCTCCACGTTCGAGGGTGTGCCCCAGGATAACGATAATCCCGAGTCCGCCTTGTACAAGAAATCGAAGAGACCTCTGGTAGTGGGCGTTCAACCCGGCAAAGTGAAATACAGGAACTCTTGTGATTTGAGCGGTATGAACGCGAACGACGCACCCTGCAAAATACCCGTGAAGGCCGGCGACACTTCTACGTATAGAAAGGACGGTGTCCAAGTAGCCGAAGGTTCGGTGATTTTACGGAAGCCACAGAACAATGAGTCTTCCCCGATGGAGGTAGACCCCACCAAACGAATATCACGCCTCGGTTCCTTCATAAGAGTGGACTCTGCGACCGCAGACGGTTCCGCACAAACGTACGTGAATGGCAACGGTGTACGCACGCCCGCGTCCGCCATTGTACCGCCCTTTAATTACAATCCGAAACAAGACATTCCTTCCCAGACAACCAAAGTTACACCGAACGATAGTGAAAGCAAATTCGGGGCGACGGATTGTCACAGCGACATCGTCACGGCTTCGACGAGAGTAACGACAGTATAG